A genomic window from Sulfurospirillum diekertiae includes:
- the rplL gene encoding 50S ribosomal protein L7/L12, which translates to MAISKQDVLEYISGLSVLELSELVKDFEEKFGVSAAPVMVAGAGAAVATEAAEEKTEFDVILKDGGEKKINAIKVVREITGLGLKEAKDAVEGAPTTVKEGVSKQVAEEIKKKLEEAGAVAEIK; encoded by the coding sequence ATGGCAATTTCAAAACAAGACGTATTAGAGTATATTTCAGGTCTTAGTGTACTTGAATTGAGTGAACTTGTAAAAGATTTCGAAGAGAAATTTGGTGTATCTGCAGCTCCAGTTATGGTAGCAGGTGCTGGCGCAGCTGTTGCAACAGAGGCGGCTGAAGAGAAAACTGAGTTTGATGTTATTCTTAAAGATGGCGGCGAGAAAAAAATCAACGCAATTAAAGTTGTTAGAGAAATCACAGGTCTTGGTCTTAAAGAAGCAAAAGATGCTGTTGAAGGTGCTCCTACAACTGTTAAAGAGGGTGTCTCTAAACAAGTTGCTGAAGAAATCAAAAAGAAACTTGAAGAAGCTGGCGCTGTCGCTGAAATCAAGTAA
- a CDS encoding ABC transporter ATP-binding protein has product MNEKLLDIKNLHVNYGAVEAIKGIDLHVNRGEVVTILGANGAGKTTTLQTISGLLKSNAGSIIFDNKDITQTPAHEIVSLGMSHAPEGRRVFGTLSVEENLMMGAYTLKKYDALTLDWIYEILPRLYERKQQLAGTLSGGEQQMLAIGRAIMSKPKLLILDEPSLGLAPVLVKVIFKAIKEISKSGVTVLLVEQNAKAALKLANRGYVLELGKITYCGSSEELLTSEVIQEAYLGRKKEVL; this is encoded by the coding sequence ATGAATGAGAAATTATTGGACATCAAAAATTTACATGTAAACTATGGCGCCGTTGAAGCGATCAAAGGGATTGATTTACATGTCAACCGAGGCGAAGTCGTTACCATCTTAGGTGCCAATGGCGCTGGTAAAACGACAACCCTTCAAACCATTAGTGGCCTTTTAAAATCCAATGCGGGAAGTATCATATTTGATAATAAGGATATTACTCAAACACCTGCCCATGAGATTGTGAGCCTTGGCATGAGTCATGCTCCTGAAGGGCGTCGTGTTTTTGGAACACTGAGTGTTGAGGAAAATTTGATGATGGGTGCTTACACTTTAAAAAAATACGATGCTTTGACATTGGATTGGATTTATGAGATATTGCCCCGTTTGTATGAGCGTAAACAACAACTTGCAGGTACATTGAGTGGTGGCGAACAGCAGATGCTAGCTATTGGACGAGCCATCATGAGTAAACCAAAATTACTTATTTTAGATGAGCCGAGCCTTGGACTTGCACCTGTTTTAGTCAAAGTGATTTTTAAAGCCATCAAAGAGATTAGCAAAAGTGGCGTTACAGTTCTTTTAGTTGAGCAAAATGCAAAAGCAGCCCTTAAACTAGCCAATCGTGGATATGTTTTAGAACTTGGTAAAATTACGTACTGTGGAAGTAGTGAGGAGTTATTAACTTCTGAAGTGATACAAGAGGCATATTTAGGTAGAAAAAAAGAGGTTTTATAA
- the rplJ gene encoding 50S ribosomal protein L10: MTRTEKAEFISSLTEEFKSSDGLIVCDYKGLNVKAIEALRNASRPEAVSVKVIKNTLASIAMTNAGIEGLELKDTNIFVWGADQLAVTKVVATFAKTNPNFVIKSGFAGGIVVDAAKVEALSKMPSRNELIGMLLSTWMAPITNFTIGLDALRAKKQESE; the protein is encoded by the coding sequence TTGACAAGAACAGAGAAAGCTGAATTTATTAGTTCTCTAACTGAAGAGTTTAAATCTTCCGACGGTTTAATTGTTTGTGACTACAAAGGTCTTAATGTTAAAGCGATCGAAGCATTAAGAAATGCTTCAAGACCAGAAGCTGTTAGTGTTAAAGTTATTAAAAATACTTTAGCATCAATTGCTATGACAAACGCTGGTATCGAAGGACTTGAACTAAAAGACACCAACATTTTTGTTTGGGGTGCTGATCAGTTAGCTGTTACTAAAGTTGTCGCTACATTCGCCAAAACAAACCCAAATTTTGTAATTAAATCTGGTTTTGCTGGTGGTATTGTTGTTGATGCTGCTAAAGTTGAAGCACTTTCTAAAATGCCATCACGTAATGAGCTTATTGGAATGCTTCTATCAACTTGGATGGCACCCATTACAAACTTTACCATTGGTCTTGATGCACTTCGTGCTAAAAAACAAGAGTCTGAATAG
- the nusG gene encoding transcription termination/antitermination protein NusG, with translation MAHRWYAIQTYAGSEQAVKKGIITLVNDHGIADKVEQILVPTEDVIEVKNGKKKISERSLYPGYAFAKLDLDTALWHLIQSLPKVGRFIGEAKKPTPLSEKDIALILEKAEKKGAPKPKIFFENGESVRITEGPFANFTGSVEEYDMVHGKLTLNVSIFGRSTPVEILYSQVEKIV, from the coding sequence ATGGCACATAGATGGTATGCAATTCAAACCTATGCAGGTAGTGAGCAAGCAGTTAAGAAAGGAATTATTACACTTGTCAATGATCATGGTATCGCTGATAAAGTGGAGCAAATTCTTGTTCCAACTGAAGATGTAATTGAAGTTAAGAATGGTAAAAAAAAGATTAGTGAGCGAAGTCTTTATCCTGGTTATGCATTTGCAAAACTGGATTTAGATACAGCACTCTGGCATCTTATCCAGTCATTGCCAAAAGTCGGAAGATTCATCGGTGAAGCAAAAAAACCTACACCTTTGAGTGAAAAAGATATTGCATTGATTTTGGAGAAAGCTGAGAAAAAAGGTGCGCCGAAACCAAAAATCTTCTTTGAAAATGGTGAGAGTGTTAGGATTACAGAAGGTCCTTTCGCAAACTTTACAGGTTCAGTTGAAGAGTATGATATGGTTCATGGCAAACTCACACTCAATGTTTCAATCTTTGGTAGAAGTACTCCAGTTGAGATTCTCTATTCTCAAGTTGAAAAAATAGTCTAA
- the secE gene encoding preprotein translocase subunit SecE, which produces MEKLRAYYHHSKAELSKVIFPTKEQIRNAFISVFVVVTVISLFLALIDAIMSFSLSSLI; this is translated from the coding sequence ATGGAAAAATTAAGAGCTTATTATCATCATTCTAAAGCTGAATTGTCAAAAGTTATATTTCCAACAAAAGAACAGATACGAAATGCTTTCATTTCTGTTTTCGTTGTTGTAACTGTAATTTCGCTCTTCTTAGCGCTGATTGATGCTATTATGTCTTTTTCTTTATCTTCTTTAATTTAA
- the rplK gene encoding 50S ribosomal protein L11, giving the protein MAKKVIGEIKLQIEAAKANPSPPVGPALGQRGVNIMEFCKAFNERTKELAGFRIPVVITVYADKSFTFITKQPPATDLIKKAVGLKSGSSNPLKNKVGTLSKAQILEIVEKKIADLNTTDREAAVKIISGSARSIGINVVD; this is encoded by the coding sequence ATGGCAAAAAAGGTCATTGGCGAAATTAAATTGCAAATTGAAGCTGCTAAAGCAAATCCATCACCTCCAGTAGGACCAGCTCTTGGTCAACGTGGTGTAAATATTATGGAATTTTGTAAAGCATTTAATGAAAGAACAAAAGAGTTGGCAGGTTTTAGAATTCCTGTTGTTATCACTGTTTATGCTGATAAAAGTTTTACATTTATCACCAAACAACCACCTGCAACTGATCTTATCAAAAAAGCAGTTGGTCTTAAAAGTGGTTCAAGCAACCCTTTGAAAAATAAAGTTGGTACCCTTAGCAAAGCTCAAATTCTTGAGATTGTTGAGAAAAAAATTGCTGATCTTAATACAACGGATCGTGAAGCAGCTGTGAAAATTATTTCAGGTTCTGCTAGAAGTATCGGTATTAACGTCGTCGATTAA
- the rpmG gene encoding 50S ribosomal protein L33 yields the protein MTVKIGLKCSECGDINYTTTKNSKTVTEKVELSKYCPRLKKHTVHKEVKLKS from the coding sequence ATGACCGTTAAAATCGGACTAAAGTGTTCTGAATGTGGTGACATTAATTACACAACAACCAAAAACAGCAAGACAGTTACTGAAAAAGTTGAACTTAGCAAGTATTGTCCAAGACTGAAAAAACACACTGTTCACAAAGAAGTGAAATTAAAAAGTTAA
- a CDS encoding branched-chain amino acid ABC transporter permease: MMNKSTLITLCLLVFMGFFPLFVDSAWLAIGTTFLVFSVVALSQDIILGRAGVFHMGHAMFFGLGAYTTAILNVNFGLPILATLLPAVLIPMFFAFLLVAPIIHLRGDYLLVATIGFNIIFIQVLENDVFGLTGGPNGLFGIDVVKLFGYELSSQTHMYYMAFLLLGITLLIIRNLDRSKFGRAMFYIHKDEIAAQSMGINIRYFKLYAFILGAGIAGAAGSMFSIQYSAVSPEAFNVTQSIMFFTIVLVGGSASLPGILIGTFIMFVLPEMFREFETARYLVFGIAMILTMILRPRGIWPVRFGNIPSFLKKEVK, from the coding sequence ATGATGAATAAAAGCACACTTATAACCCTTTGTTTACTCGTTTTCATGGGCTTTTTCCCTTTGTTTGTGGATTCGGCATGGTTGGCGATTGGAACAACCTTTTTGGTTTTCTCTGTGGTGGCACTCTCTCAAGACATTATCTTAGGACGAGCAGGTGTTTTTCACATGGGTCATGCGATGTTCTTTGGATTGGGTGCATACACCACTGCTATTCTCAATGTGAATTTTGGGCTTCCCATTCTTGCAACGCTTTTGCCAGCGGTGTTGATTCCAATGTTTTTTGCCTTTTTGTTGGTTGCACCTATTATTCATTTACGAGGGGATTATCTGTTGGTTGCAACGATTGGCTTTAATATCATTTTTATTCAAGTCCTTGAAAATGATGTTTTTGGCTTAACGGGAGGGCCTAATGGCCTTTTTGGCATTGATGTGGTGAAACTCTTTGGTTATGAACTCTCTTCTCAAACCCATATGTACTATATGGCGTTTCTATTATTAGGCATAACCCTTTTGATTATTCGCAATCTTGATCGCAGTAAATTTGGACGTGCGATGTTTTACATCCATAAAGATGAAATTGCCGCACAAAGTATGGGTATTAATATACGCTACTTTAAACTGTATGCTTTTATTTTAGGGGCAGGTATTGCAGGGGCTGCAGGAAGTATGTTTTCCATTCAATATTCTGCGGTGAGCCCAGAGGCGTTTAACGTAACACAGTCCATTATGTTTTTTACGATTGTTTTGGTGGGTGGTTCTGCTTCTTTGCCGGGTATTTTAATTGGAACATTCATTATGTTTGTGCTTCCTGAAATGTTTAGAGAGTTTGAAACGGCGCGTTATTTGGTTTTTGGAATTGCAATGATTTTGACGATGATTTTAAGACCGCGCGGTATTTGGCCTGTTCGTTTTGGTAACATTCCAAGCTTCCTTAAAAAGGAGGTCAAATGA
- a CDS encoding YaaA family protein — MKILFSPSETKSALTTHGLLKKESLVFPSLYEKRHQVLKQYQALLETHDTTLLQNLFGIKDTQKILALSSKNIFDSFTCKAILRYSGIAYDHLLFETLDKNAQTYIENHVMIFSNLFGPLLAGDLIPEYKLQQGESLNGFKTEIFYKEYFNDAMDAWIGDETILDLRAGYYEKFYTLKRPFITMKFLKNDKVVSHFAKAYRGQALREIAIHQPFNEKEFGKICFEGLRIREIKEQKLKREYIFDIID; from the coding sequence ATGAAAATTTTATTCTCACCCAGCGAGACAAAAAGCGCATTAACCACTCATGGCTTGCTCAAAAAAGAGAGTTTAGTCTTTCCTTCTTTATATGAAAAACGTCATCAAGTTTTAAAGCAGTATCAAGCACTTTTAGAAACACATGATACCACACTCTTGCAAAATCTCTTTGGTATTAAAGATACTCAAAAAATTTTAGCTCTATCGAGCAAAAATATTTTTGACTCATTTACATGTAAAGCCATTCTTCGTTACAGTGGTATTGCTTACGATCATCTTCTATTTGAAACGTTAGATAAAAATGCGCAAACCTATATTGAAAACCATGTCATGATTTTCTCGAATCTTTTTGGCCCTCTTCTAGCAGGAGATCTGATTCCAGAATATAAACTTCAACAAGGGGAAAGCCTGAATGGTTTTAAAACCGAAATTTTCTATAAAGAGTATTTTAATGATGCAATGGATGCATGGATTGGCGATGAAACTATTTTGGATCTCCGTGCAGGATATTATGAAAAATTTTATACGCTAAAACGACCTTTTATCACTATGAAATTTTTGAAAAACGATAAAGTAGTAAGTCATTTTGCAAAAGCTTATCGTGGACAAGCTTTACGTGAAATTGCTATTCATCAACCCTTTAATGAAAAAGAATTTGGAAAAATTTGTTTTGAAGGACTTCGTATTCGTGAAATCAAAGAGCAAAAACTTAAACGCGAATACATCTTTGATATTATTGATTGA
- a CDS encoding branched-chain amino acid ABC transporter permease produces the protein MDIFLQQMVNGLTIGSLYALVALGYTMVYGVMRLINFAHGDLVAFSAFIGLSVYAQIFGESATSLGVIITVFALTALSVACVGVLLERLAYRPLRTAPRLSAVVSALGAGLVIQNSVMLIWGPNMKIFPSNLFPSTIWAVGGIVITFTQVMILGVSSVLMVGLYFFIHQTKIGTAIRAVAIDQDAAKLMGINVNRIIMIIFIIGSALGAVAGLFIGSYYRGITFDMGWMYGLNAFVAAIMGGIGNIPGAMLGGLLLGLFNAMITGYISTQWAETFTFVLLIAILVLRPTGILGETVAEKV, from the coding sequence ATGGATATTTTTTTACAACAAATGGTCAACGGCCTTACTATTGGAAGCCTTTATGCACTGGTTGCTTTAGGGTATACAATGGTGTATGGCGTTATGCGGCTTATCAATTTTGCGCATGGTGACCTCGTTGCTTTTTCTGCTTTTATAGGACTCAGTGTTTACGCACAAATTTTTGGGGAGAGTGCAACCTCTTTGGGTGTCATTATCACGGTGTTTGCATTGACAGCTCTGAGTGTTGCTTGTGTGGGTGTACTTCTTGAGCGCCTAGCGTATAGACCTTTACGAACTGCACCACGCCTCAGTGCCGTGGTATCTGCCCTTGGAGCAGGACTTGTCATTCAAAATTCTGTCATGCTGATTTGGGGACCCAATATGAAAATATTTCCCTCTAATCTTTTTCCTTCTACGATTTGGGCTGTTGGTGGCATTGTGATTACCTTTACGCAAGTGATGATCTTGGGCGTTTCATCGGTTTTGATGGTTGGTCTTTATTTTTTCATTCACCAGACCAAAATTGGTACAGCCATTCGCGCCGTTGCGATTGACCAAGATGCTGCAAAACTGATGGGCATTAATGTCAATCGTATTATTATGATTATCTTCATTATCGGCTCCGCACTGGGTGCTGTTGCAGGGCTTTTTATAGGCTCTTACTACCGTGGAATCACCTTTGATATGGGATGGATGTATGGGCTTAATGCCTTTGTCGCCGCCATCATGGGAGGCATCGGCAATATCCCCGGTGCAATGCTTGGAGGGCTTCTTTTAGGGCTTTTCAATGCAATGATTACAGGGTATATTTCAACGCAATGGGCAGAAACTTTTACCTTTGTGCTTTTAATTGCGATTTTAGTCTTGAGACCAACGGGAATTCTTGGCGAAACAGTGGCGGAGAAAGTATGA
- a CDS encoding ABC transporter ATP-binding protein, whose amino-acid sequence MSEYILEISHVSKYFQGLIAINDLSMKVKKGQIYGIIGPNGAGKTTLFNCITGIYRPEIGKILWKGRDIKGASPDKIAAFGILRTFQTIRLFSEMSVAENIMSGRHIKSQQRWYNGVIPTPAYYKDERANWEKVGELMSFFNLSEYSTTPAGDLSYGIQRRIEMARALAAEPELLILDEPAAGLNENETLELTQTIRKIQAMGVTIMMIEHDMDMVMSLCEYITVINFGAKISEGIPSFVQDDPMVVEAYIGSDEDDDDE is encoded by the coding sequence ATGAGCGAATATATTTTAGAAATAAGCCATGTCAGCAAGTATTTTCAAGGACTTATTGCTATTAATGACCTCTCTATGAAAGTCAAAAAAGGACAAATCTACGGCATCATTGGACCCAATGGCGCAGGGAAAACAACCTTGTTTAACTGCATTACGGGGATTTATCGACCCGAAATCGGAAAGATTCTTTGGAAAGGTCGCGATATTAAAGGTGCAAGTCCCGATAAAATTGCGGCATTTGGTATTCTTCGAACCTTTCAGACCATTCGCCTCTTTTCAGAGATGAGTGTGGCGGAAAACATTATGTCAGGTCGCCACATTAAGTCTCAACAGCGTTGGTACAATGGCGTTATTCCAACACCTGCGTATTATAAAGATGAGCGAGCTAATTGGGAAAAAGTAGGTGAACTAATGTCGTTTTTCAACCTTTCAGAGTATTCGACAACACCAGCGGGCGATCTCTCTTACGGTATTCAAAGACGTATTGAGATGGCTCGTGCACTTGCCGCTGAGCCAGAGCTTCTCATTTTGGATGAGCCTGCTGCGGGATTAAATGAAAATGAGACGTTGGAATTAACACAAACTATTCGCAAAATTCAAGCGATGGGTGTTACGATTATGATGATTGAGCACGATATGGATATGGTGATGAGTCTTTGTGAATACATTACAGTGATTAATTTTGGGGCGAAAATTAGCGAAGGCATTCCGTCCTTTGTTCAAGATGATCCTATGGTTGTTGAGGCGTATATTGGAAGTGATGAGGATGATGACGATGAATGA
- the rplA gene encoding 50S ribosomal protein L1: protein MAKKVNKRFQELLKKVDKEKKYSVADALGNIKNLASAKFDETIEIALKLNVDPRHADQMVRGSVVLPAGTGKTVRVAVIAKDEKADEARAAGADIVGSDDLIEEIQAGRINFDVLIATPNMMGLVGKVGRILGPKGIMPNPKTGTVTMDVAKAVENNKGGQVNFRVDKQGNIHAGIGKISFSSEQIRENFEAFIKAINKHKPASSKGKYIKCAALSLTMSPSMNLENQELIDLR from the coding sequence ATGGCAAAGAAAGTAAATAAACGTTTTCAAGAACTTTTGAAAAAAGTTGATAAAGAAAAAAAGTATTCAGTAGCTGATGCACTTGGCAATATTAAAAACCTAGCGTCTGCAAAATTTGACGAAACAATCGAAATTGCACTTAAACTTAACGTTGACCCAAGACATGCTGACCAAATGGTTAGAGGTTCTGTTGTTCTTCCAGCGGGTACTGGTAAAACAGTTCGTGTTGCGGTTATTGCGAAAGACGAAAAAGCAGATGAAGCAAGAGCAGCGGGTGCTGATATTGTTGGTAGCGATGATTTAATTGAAGAGATTCAAGCAGGTCGCATTAACTTTGACGTTTTGATTGCAACACCAAATATGATGGGTTTAGTAGGTAAAGTTGGACGTATCCTTGGACCAAAAGGTATTATGCCAAACCCAAAAACGGGTACTGTAACAATGGATGTTGCAAAAGCAGTTGAGAATAACAAAGGTGGACAAGTAAACTTCCGTGTTGATAAACAAGGAAATATCCATGCGGGTATTGGTAAAATTAGCTTCTCATCTGAGCAAATTAGAGAGAATTTTGAAGCATTTATCAAAGCAATCAACAAGCATAAACCTGCTTCTTCTAAAGGTAAATATATTAAATGTGCTGCATTGTCACTTACTATGAGCCCATCTATGAATCTTGAAAATCAAGAATTAATCGACCTTAGATAA
- the tuf gene encoding elongation factor Tu: MAKEKFSRTKPHVNIGTIGHVDHGKTTLTAAISAVLATKGLCEFKDYDGIDNAPEERERGITIATSHIEYETENRHYAHVDCPGHADYVKNMITGAAQMDGAILVVSAADGPMPQTREHILLSRQVGVPYIVVFMNKADMVDDEELLELVEMEIRELLSSYDFPGDDTPIVAGSALKALEEAKAGTVGAWGEKILALMAAVDAYIPNPVRETDKDFLMPIEDVFSISGRGTVVTGKIDRGAVKIGETIEIVGIKDTKTTTVTGVEMFRKEMERGEAGDNCGILLRGIKKEEVERGMVLCKPKSITPHTDFEAEIYVLSKEEGGRHTPFFNNYRPQFYVRTTDVTGSITLPEGTEMVMPGDNVKIKVALIAPIALEEGTRFAIREGGRTVGAGVVATIIK, from the coding sequence ATGGCAAAAGAAAAGTTCTCTAGAACAAAGCCACACGTTAACATTGGAACCATCGGTCACGTTGATCATGGTAAAACTACGCTTACAGCTGCTATCTCTGCAGTTCTAGCGACAAAAGGTCTTTGTGAATTTAAAGATTACGATGGTATTGATAACGCTCCTGAAGAGAGAGAGCGTGGTATTACTATTGCAACTTCTCACATTGAATATGAAACAGAAAATCGCCACTATGCACACGTAGACTGCCCAGGTCACGCGGATTACGTTAAAAACATGATCACAGGTGCTGCTCAAATGGATGGCGCTATTCTTGTTGTTTCTGCAGCAGATGGTCCTATGCCTCAAACGCGTGAACACATCCTTCTTTCTCGCCAAGTTGGTGTTCCTTATATCGTTGTTTTCATGAACAAAGCTGATATGGTTGATGATGAAGAACTTCTTGAACTTGTTGAAATGGAAATTAGAGAACTTCTTAGTTCATATGACTTCCCAGGTGATGATACTCCAATCGTTGCTGGTTCTGCACTTAAAGCACTTGAAGAAGCAAAAGCTGGTACTGTTGGCGCATGGGGTGAAAAAATCCTTGCTCTTATGGCTGCAGTTGACGCTTATATTCCAAATCCAGTTCGTGAAACTGACAAAGACTTCTTGATGCCAATCGAAGACGTCTTCTCAATTTCAGGTCGTGGTACTGTTGTTACAGGTAAAATCGATAGAGGCGCTGTTAAAATTGGTGAGACTATTGAAATCGTAGGTATCAAAGATACAAAAACTACAACGGTAACAGGCGTTGAAATGTTCCGTAAAGAGATGGAACGTGGTGAGGCTGGTGATAACTGTGGTATCTTGCTACGCGGTATTAAAAAAGAAGAAGTTGAGCGTGGTATGGTTCTTTGTAAACCAAAATCAATCACTCCACATACTGACTTTGAAGCTGAAATCTATGTTCTTTCAAAAGAAGAGGGTGGTCGTCATACTCCATTCTTTAACAACTATAGACCACAATTCTATGTTCGTACAACAGACGTAACAGGTTCTATCACATTACCAGAAGGTACTGAGATGGTTATGCCTGGTGATAACGTAAAAATCAAAGTTGCACTTATCGCACCTATCGCCCTTGAAGAGGGTACTCGTTTTGCAATCCGTGAGGGTGGTAGAACAGTTGGTGCGGGTGTTGTTGCTACAATCATCAAGTAA